Proteins from a genomic interval of Thamnophis elegans isolate rThaEle1 chromosome 2, rThaEle1.pri, whole genome shotgun sequence:
- the LOC116502913 gene encoding olfactory receptor 2G3-like encodes MNKETSWETSNQSNQGEFILLGVADRPRLEKLLFALVLVCYMMTLLGNITIIVVSRLDPGLHTPMYFFLINLSLIDICFTTSLGPHMLVNFWRKSKTITYGGCVAELYNSLALGSTECTLLAVMAYDRYAAICHPLRYTLIMSQSLCFMMAAVSWVSGFSVSLLHTVMTIKLPLCGQNRIDHFFCELPAFLQLACVDTSLNELVIFSTSVLFLPIPVSLIMVSYGYIAAAVLRIHSAEGRKRAFNTCSSHLMVVWLFYGTAIFNYFQPLSISSRDRRKMISLFYTFVTPMLNPLIYTLRNKEVHKAFRRIIKKK; translated from the coding sequence ATGAACAAGGAAACCTCATGGGAAACCAGTAACCAAAGCAACCAAGGGGAATTCATCTTGCTGGGGGTGGCTGACCGGCCACGCTTGGAGAAGTTGCTCTTTGCTCTTGTTCTTGTCTGCTACATGATGACCCTTCTGGGCAACATAACCATCATTGTGGTGTCAAGATTAGATCCAGGGCTGCATACCCCCATGTATTTCTTCCTCATCAATCTTTCCCTCATTGATATCTGCTTTACCACCAGTCTTGGGCCCCACATGCTGGTGAATTTCTGGAGAAAAAGCAAGACTATCACTTATGGTGGCTGTGTGGCTGAATTGTACAATTCTCTTGCTCTGGGCTCCACAGAGTGTACTTTGTTAGCTGTCATGGCCTATGATCGCTACGCTGCCATCTGTCATCCACTGCGCTACACTTTGATTATGAGCCAGTCTCTGTGTTTCATGATGGCTGCCGTCTCCTGGGTAAGTGGCTTCAGCGTCTCACTACTTCATACAGTGATGACTATTAAGCTTCCTCTGTGTGGACAGAATCGGATAGatcatttcttttgtgagctccCTGCCTTTCTTCAATTGGCTTGTGTTGACACTTCACTTAATGAGCTTGTGATATTTTCTACTAGTGTATTGTTCCTTCCAATTCCAGTTAGTCTCATCATGGTTTCTTATGGCTATATAGCTGCTGCGGTGCTGAGGATCCACTCAGCTGAGGGCAGGAAGAGGGCCTTCAACACTTGTTCCTCCCACTTGATGGTGGTCTGGCTCTTCTATGGCACAGCCATTTTCAATTATTTCCAGCCTCTGTCCATCTCCTCCCGTGATCGACGCAAGATGATTTCCCTTTTCTACACCTTTGTCACCCCCATGCTTAACCCACTGATCTACACTCTGAGGAACAAAGAGGTGCATAAAGCTTTCCGCAGAATAATCAAGAAGAAATAA